In Haliotis asinina isolate JCU_RB_2024 chromosome 15, JCU_Hal_asi_v2, whole genome shotgun sequence, one DNA window encodes the following:
- the LOC137265868 gene encoding shematrin-like protein 2 isoform X1, which yields MNLLSWISLFLVTDPGQMRILLFCLVLRTAIVTAVPTGFGYGYAHKVKASGIPIYADLGTYGHGGLFMGKYGSSGIGLYKNLYGNGYYGINGLWQHTGGTILYPKLGGIGLHGKNLGPYGYKPLGMWAGKGSMMYGGYGHTYGLLSGHYGQLSNLDHGAIFGGFGVPYGGIGRGNLLHGFGIVKKGHAFGGSLAY from the exons ATGAATCTGTTGTCATGGATCTCTCTCTTCCTGGTTACAGATCCAGGACAGATGCGGATTCTCCTTTTCTGTCTCGTCCTGCGGACGGCAATTGTAACAGCGGTGCCAACTGGCTTTGGGTACGGCTACGCGCACAAGGTCAAAGCATCAGGGATTCCCATTTACGCCGACTTGGGAACCTACGGCCACGGTGGTTTGTTTATGGGCAAATACGGCTCTAGTGGAATAGGCCTCTACAAGAACCTTTACGGTAATGGATACTATGGCATCAACGGCTTGTGGCAGCATACAGGTGGAACAATCTTGTACCCTAAACTCGGAGGTATTGGTCTCCATGGGAAAAATCTTGGTCCATATGGCTACAAGCCTCTTGGAATGTGGGCTGGCAAAGGGTCCATGATGTATGGCGGTTATGGACACACCTACGGTCTGCTGTCTGGCCACTATGGTCAACTCTCTAATTTGGACCATGGAGCGATATTTGGAGGCTTTGGAGTTCCGTATGGTGGCATAGGGAGGGGGAACCTGCTCCACGGCTTTGGCATTGTCAAGAAAG gCCATGCATTCGGGGGTTCTCTGGCGTACTAA
- the LOC137265868 gene encoding shematrin-like protein 2 isoform X2: MRILLFCLVLRTAIVTAVPTGFGYGYAHKVKASGIPIYADLGTYGHGGLFMGKYGSSGIGLYKNLYGNGYYGINGLWQHTGGTILYPKLGGIGLHGKNLGPYGYKPLGMWAGKGSMMYGGYGHTYGLLSGHYGQLSNLDHGAIFGGFGVPYGGIGRGNLLHGFGIVKKGHAFGGSLAY, encoded by the exons ATGCGGATTCTCCTTTTCTGTCTCGTCCTGCGGACGGCAATTGTAACAGCGGTGCCAACTGGCTTTGGGTACGGCTACGCGCACAAGGTCAAAGCATCAGGGATTCCCATTTACGCCGACTTGGGAACCTACGGCCACGGTGGTTTGTTTATGGGCAAATACGGCTCTAGTGGAATAGGCCTCTACAAGAACCTTTACGGTAATGGATACTATGGCATCAACGGCTTGTGGCAGCATACAGGTGGAACAATCTTGTACCCTAAACTCGGAGGTATTGGTCTCCATGGGAAAAATCTTGGTCCATATGGCTACAAGCCTCTTGGAATGTGGGCTGGCAAAGGGTCCATGATGTATGGCGGTTATGGACACACCTACGGTCTGCTGTCTGGCCACTATGGTCAACTCTCTAATTTGGACCATGGAGCGATATTTGGAGGCTTTGGAGTTCCGTATGGTGGCATAGGGAGGGGGAACCTGCTCCACGGCTTTGGCATTGTCAAGAAAG gCCATGCATTCGGGGGTTCTCTGGCGTACTAA